The Desulfonauticus submarinus genome includes the window TCTCCTGAACCAGGAATTTTTACAGGTTTTATGTAACGAATAACTTCTTTCACAGATTCTACTGGTAAAGCAAACTCCTGTTTACCCAATATAAACCCTACAAATTGAAGCTCTTGTCTTTGCTTTTTTTTATTATCTTGCGTTGCCCCAGACCTAGCAAGCTGTTTTCTTTTATCAAAAACTTTTTTTTCTTCCTTATGTACCCGACTAAAATTTGGCTGCTTAAAATCTCTATTATTCTTATCTGGATGAATCTGTTTTTTTTCTTCTTGGAGAAAAAATTTTTCTAAAAGTTCTTTTTCTTCTTTAGCCAACTCTAGATCTCTTTCTTGAGAAAAATCCTGTAAAGTAAAAT containing:
- a CDS encoding chemotaxis protein CheW, which gives rise to MSKVLEEYFTLQDFSQERDLELAKEEKELLEKFFLQEEKKQIHPDKNNRDFKQPNFSRVHKEEKKVFDKRKQLARSGATQDNKKKQRQELQFVGFILGKQEFALPVESVKEVIRYIKPVKIPGSGEIFKGLINLRGKVIPVIDLSRLFNAQSKKGKFILICDLNDIKIGFISDLIASMYRVNSESIEWNFDKGLYTEGNFVEGIIKKEDKMVHILDLQKLKDFLITLKKGE